In Lotus japonicus ecotype B-129 chromosome 5, LjGifu_v1.2, one genomic interval encodes:
- the LOC130717930 gene encoding protein MAIN-LIKE 2-like — protein MKNRKRSHASSEDVGATEDRHRRLHASSRRGDHAATSQAVEASAPVVSPPSPMIEVPLVDYPPSPTVEIPTVVSPPSPMVESSGEESSGEESSGEESSGEESSGEESSGEESSGEASSGMGGSDEDSIPPPTVDADVLPPEQGEQGAQGGEEDLIQRLPPFPGGPVELSLLTHYADHKAPWAWHALLRTDERYVDRRQLKVATAGGKVWNLACDGDSDSHRRVRELIEQTGLHQLPYCSYPVTDAGLILALVERWHEETSSFHMPFGEMTITLDDVSALLHLPMGSRFYTPGRGERDECAALCAQLMGGSVGIYEAEFDTNRSQTIRFGVLQTRYEAALAEHRYEDAARIWLVNQLGATLFASKSGGYHTTVYWIGMLEDLGRVCEYAWGAIALATLYDQLSRASRRGTAQMGGFSSLLLGWVYEYLSDHVIIRRADPEYSQDQPRTRRWAMSRVGHAGLDERRVMLDELTVDDVIWTPFEDHRAHRPRDPRAMYSSYIRSPFGRVVRRHLPERVLRQFGFIQDVPRHPSEIQTSGSLAETADAAFAEFAPHLRPQGIPATYPGEAVEDYMRWYSAVSHRFIIPDDRREEFSAVTVMRRAVDLLEQSLEVPDAPAEGTHSRSLTERALDLIRSNAFIGTQGVAFAAVRGARAAGGRGRGDRARGGRGRGGRARGEGAPAEGARGGRGRGGRARGPRGRRGAGRGRGE, from the exons atgaagaacagaaagaggtctcatgcttctagtgaggatgtcggggctactgaggatagacaccggcggttacatgcttctagccggcgcggcgatcatgctgcaacctctcaggcggtggaggcttcagctccagttgtttctccgccgtctcccatgattgaggttcctctggttgattatccgccgtctcccacggttgagatacctacagttgtttctccgccctctcccatggttgagtcatcaggcgaggagtcctcaggcgaggagtcctcaggcgaggagtcctcaggcgaggagtcctcaggcgaggagtcttccggcgaggagtcatcaggcgaggcctcatccggcatgggaggatctgacgaggatagtattcctccgcctactgttgatgctgatgtcctgccgccagagcagggggagcagggggcacagggtggcgaggaggacctgatccagaggttgccgccgtttccgggggggcctgttgagctatcgctcctcacccattatgctgatcacaaggctccctgggcgtggcatgcactcctacgcacagacgagcggtatgtggaccgtcgacagttgaaggtggccacagctggggggaaggtttggaaccttgcttgtgatggtgattcagacagtcacaggcgggttcgagagttgattgagcagacgggtcttcatcagctaccctattgcagctacccggtgacagatgcaggccttattttggcccttgtggagcgatggcatgaggagactagtagcttccacatgccgttcggggagatgactatcaccttggacgacgtgtcggctcttctccatctccccatggggtcgaggttctatacgcctgggaggggggagagggacgagtgtgcagcgctctgtgctcagttgatgggaggatctgttggtatttatgaggctgagtttgatacgaataggtcccagactattcgctttggggtcttgcagacccggtatgaggctgcgttggcgg agcaccgatatgaggacgctgcacggatttggctggtgaaccagctaggcgccacgctctttgctagcaagagcggaggctaccatacgaccgtctactggatagggatgttggaggatcttggtcgagtgtgcgagtacgcgtggggcgcgattgcgctcgctacgctatacgaccagcttagtcgagcgtccaggagggggacggcccagatgggaggttttagctcgctcctgctaggatgggtctacgagtacctttctgaccACGTCATTATCCGTagggcggatccggagtactcgcaggaccagcctaggaCGCGGCGGTGGGCTatgtcccgggtcgggcatgcaggccttgatgagaggcgagtcatgctcgatgagctgacggtggatgacgttatatggaccccatttgaggaccatcgggctcatcgaccacgggatccGAGGGCCATGTATTCTAGCTACATCCGGTcgccatttggccgtgttgttcgacggcatctaccagagagggttctgcgccagtttggcttcatacaggatgtccctcgacacccctctgagatccagacgtctgggtcccttgctgagaccgcagatgctgcctttgctgagtttgcgccgcacctccgccctcaggggatccccgctacatatccgggagaggctgtggaggattacatgaggtggtacagcgctgtgtcccatcggttcatcatccctgatgataggagggaggagttcagtgcagtg actgttatgcgtcgggccgtggacttgttggagcagtcactcgaggtgccagatgctcctgcagagggcacgcattcccgatccctcactgagagggcgctggatcttattagatccaatgccttcattggtacccagggggtagcctttgctgctgtccgaggagctagagctgcaggaggcagaggtcgtggagacagagcgcgtggaggcagaggccgtggaggcagagcccgtggagagggtgctcctgcagagggtgcgcgtggaggcagaggccgtggaggcagagcccgtggacctagaggtcgtagaggggccggtaggggtcggggcgagtga
- the LOC130719670 gene encoding multiple organellar RNA editing factor 5, chloroplastic/mitochondrial-like, with the protein MRLFSTTTTAISLRKSPILSQSPRRSVYALSQVFFTPTTRFGGILSFSDRPTTEMAHLFPGCDYKHWLIVMDHKPGGEGATKQQMIDCYVQTLAKLLGSEEEAKKKIYSVSCERYFGFGCEIDEETSNKFEGMNGVLFVLPDSYVDSENKDYGGEVFAPC; encoded by the exons ATGCGGCtcttctccaccaccaccaccgctatTTCCCTCCGCAAATCTCCAATCCTCTCACAATCCCCTCGTCGATCCGTCTACGCTCTCTCCCAAGTCTTCTTCACTCCGACCACCCGCTTCGGCGGCATCCTCTCATTCAGCGACCGCCCAACCACCGAGATGGCGCATCTGTTTCCGGGCTGCGACTACAAGCACTGGCTCATCGTCATGGATCATAAGCCTGGTGGTGAGGGTGCCACCAAACAGCAGATGATTGATTGTTACGTTCAAACCCTCGCCAAACTCCTTGGCAG TGAGGAGGAAGCTAAGAAGAAGATTTACAGTGTGTCTTGTGAGAGGTACTTTGGATTTGGATGTGAGATTGATGAGGAGACGTCTAATAAGTTTGAAG GGATGAATGGTGTGTTGTTTGTCCTACCGGATTCGTATGTTGATTCTGAGAACAAGGACTATGGGGGTGAGGTTTTTGCCCCTTGTTAG
- the LOC130717932 gene encoding LOW QUALITY PROTEIN: multiple organellar RNA editing factor 2, chloroplastic-like (The sequence of the model RefSeq protein was modified relative to this genomic sequence to represent the inferred CDS: deleted 1 base in 1 codon): protein MARALASSCTRHSTLLTMRLFSTTTTTTTTAISLRKSPILSQSPRRSVYALSQVFFTPTTRFGGIRCRVNRAGDSAYSPLNSSGSNSFSDRPPTEMAPLFPGCDYNHWLIVMDKPGGEGATKQDMIDCYVQTLAKVLGSEEEAKKKIYNVSCERYFGFGCEIDEETSNKFEGMNGVLFVLPDSYVDPEYKDYGAELFVNGEIVQRPPERQRRVEPQQQRHQTDQGTMIEQGMSGVEKTRSGEAPACNKEGSYVHTMGVVHSMRYLVLESISF, encoded by the exons ATGGCGAGAGCTCTCGCTTCTTCCTGCACACGCCACTCCACCCTCCTCACAATGCGGCtcttctccaccaccaccaccaccaccaccaccgctatTTCCCTCCGCAAATCTCCAATCCTCTCACAATCCCCTCGTCGATCCGTCTACGCTCTCTCCCAAGTCTTCTTCACTCCGACCACCCGCTTCGGCGGCATCCGCTGCCGTGTCAACCGCGCCGGCGACTCAGCATACTCGCCGCTCAACTCGTCCGGCTCTAACTCCTTCAGCGACCGCCCACCCACCGAGATGGCCCCTCTGTTTCCCGGTTGCGATTACAATCACTGGCTCATCGTCATGGATAAGCCTGGCGGCGAGGGTGCCACCAAACAGGATATGATTGATTGTTACGTCCAAACCCTCGCCAAAGTTCTTGGCAG TGAGGAGGAAGCTAAGAAGAAGATTTACAATGTGTCTTGTGAGAGGTACTTTGGATTTGGATGTGAGATTGATGAGGAGACGTCTAATAAGTTTGAAG GGATGAATGGTGTGTTGTTTGTCCTACCGGATTCGTATGTTGATCCTGAGTACAAGGACTATGGGG CTGAATTATTTGTGAATGGAGAGATTGTCCAGAGACCTCCTgaaagacaaagaagagtggAGCCACAGCAACAAAGGCACCAA ACAGACCAAGGTACAATGATAGAACAAGGTATGTCAGGCGTAGAGAAAACTCGCAGCGGTGAAGCACCAGCTTGTAATAAGGAGGGATCATATGTACATACTATGGGAGTAGTGCATTCTATGCGCTACTTAGTCCTTGAAAGCATATCGTTCTAA